The genomic window AGAAAATGTGGTGTTAGATCTATAAATACATGTTATGAAAGCTTTACaggttctctttcattttatacTAAATTTCAGAAGTAGttcacattttcaaaattgtttaataacatagatttaaataaaattaatgcttACATTTAAACACGTTTTCAACTATTCTCTTACTACTTACTAACACTTAACTATCACACCAACTACAGTAAAACTTGTATATGTACACGCCCGATGGACTGCGACAACTGCCTCCTCAAAAACCATACGATATAACTAGCCTTTAAAACCTTTTCGTACACAGAGTAAATACAGGTTTCACAATACGCCATCACCCTTTATTTGACAACATACCATAGGCATATTCATCTATCCCAATAaccaaaaaacaatatttccccTTTGAAATGCCGAACGCACTTCCCTAATCTCTGATTACTACTAGTTTAGGATTTGCATTAGTAGAATTCTTCTTTTCTGAGTTAAATCAGAACATTCAAAGTGGGATTTTCTTATCAAAAATATTCAATTGTGAACTCAaggaaaataaagttcattCCTGTTTTCGATGACTGGAAGAAATTTTCGACGGGACTATTTAACCCTCTCATCGTCCGTTTCGATCGTGCCTCAGTTGATTCACGATTAAACCAAACTAAAACGGAAAAATTGATACATGTTGATGTATAACTTTCGGTGGTGCGTTACAAATAGCGcggcaacaatttttttcgtgaAGTACACCAGCGAAGGTCTACCGTATCTTAATTAAACGAACATCTTAAAATCATGACAAATTTGTAAACCGTAACGAAATTAAAATCTGTAATCTGCGAAATGAACTCAAAATCTTTGACTGCGAAATGGAAATCTGAAATTTCGCAACATGAATACGTGCGAATCCCCAACCAAAACTGTCTCATCCCATCATAAGACTTTTttgctgtaaaagaaaaatggcgCGAAATTGTCGTAATGTTCTCCTGCTGAGGGAGAATGCGTCACGCTCCTGTCACTTTTTTCATGTAGCCTGTTCCACGCGTTCAGTTAAGTAAAACgaagagaaagaggaaacaGCGCAATAAGAGCGGTTTGGGTTGGGTCGCGTATATAACGTAACCCGACCCAAGCCTCACTCGTTTTTGTACCGTGTACTGATCACGCTTCGTTTTATTAACTGAACAACTGGAACAGGCTAGGCAATATGGCATTCAAGTTACCGTAGTTTAGGTTACTCGAGTGTTCGAAGAGAAGTTTAGCGTCAAATGATTTACCAGATCTCCTTCAGTTTTTGTGGAGTGATCTTACTGACAAGGACTAAAAAGGAGATCGGCAAGGGAAAATTTTGGATATGTTTGTGCACCTTTAGTCACGCGACATTGTCCTGTGGATGTCCTTTCAGAGAAGCGCCATGTCACGCATTCGAATTAATTATCGACTACGTACATTGATGAagaaatctaaaattaaaatttgcatcTTATGGCTAAATAGCGCAATTCTTCTTTCATACAGGCGATGCATTGATTTCTTCGCGACCGTAGTGGACATttcatttcgcaaattacagaatTTCATTCCGTTCCGTTCTGTTCCTCGAATAATCATTCAAAaatacaatttcctcgattgtgattggtttaaaaaactcctatttccactaattcacttgccaagttgttatcggacagtttaATAAGCCAATCGCATTTAAAGTTGTAGATTAAATCAGAGAATCATACtgaaagttgtagtttaaatcaaccaatcacaacctcGGTTCAATCATCATATAACCAGTGTACAGATTGCTAACTTAGGGCTTTCCTCATAACCTTTCACAATAATAGTCTTCTAATGCAAATTtaccctttctttcataacttggctataCCTCTTTCCTCGGAAATTGTAACTTTTATGACTAATTAGTAATAAGACCCACATAGTTAAGCCTCTTTGTCAGGATTGCTTGGATAAACTTTTGGTCGCTAAGTGTGTTTTCACTTGTCCAAAGAAATATGAACTATATCGAGAATGTTTCCAAAGTCAGCTAATTATGAGGTAATGAAGGAAACTAAATGATAACCGTAACAAAGTATGTATGAATCCATATTCTAATTCCACCTGTAGGGTTACTCATTTGAGGCAATAGTCATTCAGAACATGTTTCATCATGACAGTGCGATCACACAAAGCTCGAGCAAGGGCATGGTAAGTGGCTTCAGTACCCTTCTTCCGCTTCCATTTCAGCAGTATCTGGTAGGACTGCTCAGATATGTCGTCCCGATGTTCTTCCTCTATCGCGTCCAATTTTTCGTCGTCTAACCCGAGGGCTCTCCCTACTCTCTTACGTTCTCGCTGgacttttaaagaaatgttctGAAGGTCTCCTTCGCTAACACATCCTTGCTTCAGTTTTTTTGCTTCAAAGATCAAAATagataaaacaaacaagtaagTACGTACAAGTAAACATAAATAGTGCACGGTAACAAACACTTTTGTGGGCTTTAAGGGTGAGTTTGGGACTTATTTGGTGACATAAGAAAGGAGCCTTCTCCATAGTACTTAGAATTATCTCTCGCAGACCAGTATAGATTTTCACCCATTGCGGAAGAAGTCTCGTTATCAGCTATCTCAACTGTCTAAAATCAAGGGTGTTTTCTTAAGCAAGGCAGCTACGAAAGAATTAGCTTTCCTTGACTGGGGTCAGGGTTTGGAACCCGCAGCAACAAAATGTGAACCATCAGTTATCTGAGGCAAAAAAGCAGGGGCTGGAGTTAATGCCAGAATGACTCAAAAAAACAATCTAGCAGGAAACTTACGCAGTTCCTCAGTTTTCTCCGTAAGTGGATCATGTTTCCTGAGGCAGTATTTATGAAACGCCGCTTCAAACGCATGCTTCTCTAAGGCTTTTGCAAGATTGACATAAGTACCATCGCGTTGCCGCCAGGTTTTGAGCACTTTATAACACCTTTCGTAGAACccatggtttttgtttttaataccATCAATTTCTCCATCAGCAAGGCCTAAACTACTCCCAAACATCTTCAAGgccttttcttcttctttttccatatTCGGTAGATAGTAGTAGAGATGGTCAGGAGGATTGTCTTTAAGATGAGGCAATAAAGCAAAATTACTTTCAAATGGAAATATTGCGGAGAAAGCTTTCTTTATCCTGATTCCTTTCAGGTCGTTTATGACCTTTTTGTGATAAAAGTTATACCCAGTATTTTCACTCAACTAAGATTACCAAACTGTAAGTCCACACACAGTAACCATTTGACAAcctaaaatattgaaatgctCGCTACTTAGTTCAAAGgctagaaaaataaattagctCGATTCAGGTGATATCTCAAGGTATAACACTATAAtaacaaaagggaaaaaggcATCTGAAATGTCCTACACACAAATGAAGAAGCACTCcttaaaatttaaatcataGACACGATATAACATTGAAACTTCAGCTAAAAAATTCGGTAACTAATATTACAACTTTAGCCCCCATATTTTATCTCCTTTTGCCACAGGGCGACCTTGCTGATCTCACCTTGGAGAGCATTCATGAAAGAAAGTTTTTATTTAACCAATCAAGAGTTTGGAAATCAAAACTTCTTGTATGACTTTCAGATTTTCCAATTGCATATGAGAGATAAGGGGTACAATTGACACAACAGAACTAACTTTTTGAGACATGCTGTTTTCAGCTATCCTTAATTACCAAATTCTGTTTTTGTCAAGAAGTGGGGGCGAGGTCGTCCATCAGGATCCTCTCCTCTAGCAGGAGACTTAGGCAGTTCCTCAATTTTCTCCGTAAGTGGATCATGTTTCTTGAGGCAGTATTCACAAAACGCCGCTTCAGACGCATGCTTCTTTAAGGCTGTTCCAAAATTGACATACGTACCATCGAGATACCACCATTTTTCTTCATAAGAAACGTTAAAACGTCTGTTCATCATCTCCAAGGCCTCTCCTTCTATTTTTTCTTGCATATCCAATGCAAGGTAGGGGAGATACTCAGGAGGAATGACTTTAAGATGAGACAATAAAGCAAAATTACTTTCAAATGGAAATATTGCGGAGAAAGTCTTCTTTATCCTGATTCCTTCCGGGTCGTTTATGACCTTTTTGTGACAAAAGTTATACCCAGTATTTTCACTCAACTCAAATTACCAATTAAACGCTCCATGCTCATTACCTTCAGTCTCTGCATCTTTTTATGTTAGACACGAGAACCACAGTACCCTTCAAGTACCCGAAACGTGTTGAATCTTATataagaaagaaatttgaaagttgCAATACTCTTTGCCGCAACATGCATGTCTTACATCAGACATGTGAAAAAATAGGCGATAACTCAGACATcggcattgataattcatgatatcatgttCAACCTCCTCCAATAATTGCTTACTATCACAGAACCAATTAACGCGTGAatcatttcttaatttcttcCCTAATTTTATAAGTGATACATGTTAGATCTTAATAACGCATTTGTCATTGTTAATAGAGATATTTATATTAATTCCTATTTTCACCTAATAGCATAATTCGAGTGCAATTtcgtgaataaatttttcaaaggcaataatctttgtctttgttgtgcaaagttgtaacacacgTTGCACTTATGTTACAACTTAACACTCATGTTAATGAAAACTTTACTCgtttttagccaatcacaagCAGGTgatattttcatgtaaattattacacATGAAACACGGACGGATATTTGTGAGTTGCGTGTTATTTTACGAGGTGAGTAAAATTACAAGCAACGAGCAAATTTCTGATGgtattatatgttaaaccatcgaataaggggTTTATTATTCCTCTATTATCTCATTTTCAGGTATTTTGGCATCTAGTATACGAAATACATTCTTTGACCTTTCCAGATAATAACAGAAAGCACGCACAAAGGAcgaaaacaacaataatgagACCATCAAAGTGTTCCCTGGGATGACTTAAAAAGTCAAGCCCGAAATacagaaaagaaatcaaagttttgaTCATGATCATTCAGTGCGGCCATTTTGTCTCTCCGCCTTCCGTTTGCATTTCAGCCCAGCTCTACAGTGTACTACGGCCCCTTATCGTGGCTAATATACAAGAACGGCGTAAAATAACGTACGATGGAGTAACCTGGATAGATCACGTTAAGGACTGTTTCAAGTGAACTGCTGCAAAAATTCAGTCacttagaaattttaaaatcaacatATTTGTGAAAAGATATTGTTGCACCAATTAAAACTAGCTGAAACTGTGCGTAAGAAAGTAGATAAACTGAGTTGAACTCTACAATCGTGACCTCCGTTTTTGATTTAGCAAAATCCAAAACATCACATGCTTGCACTTAAGGTTAAATCCTGCACCatctttttttaagttattagatAAGAACAAAAGGTGACCTCTTACTTTCCTCTTCAGACTTGAGAGCAGGGACTGTTTCAGTGCTGGAGGACGTCTTGTCATGACCTATATAAAATACACACAATCTACTTTTAGTACCTCAGAGTTTTTAGATAACTGGAGAGCCAATAAAAAGAAACCCTCCAGCTGGTTAACATGAGCAAACAAATGCCAATGGCAATCAGTTACAAAATAATTACCAGGCACAAGTTTTAGGTCCTCAATCCCCGATTCTTGACACTCTTCCTGGTTAGTCTCATAAAGAGATTGACCTAATGAAGGTCTTGAAGCTGTTGATAACAAATTCAGGTGAGAGAAGTTCACATCTATTTTAGTATCTTCGGTTAGTCCTGCTGAGTATATTGATCATTAATTCATTATTAAGAGACTAAACTTTCACTTGTAAAGTGTATGTTTGAGCctagtaaattaaaaataaatgatctTAAGGTGTATCAAATCACAATTTTGATTTATAGTGATCAAATTAATTAAGTCTTACTTACttataacaataataatcaaAAGGTTTACACAAATCTGACTTGATATTGTTTGTGAGCTCTTCTTCATTCAAGAAGTGGTTGCAGGCATTGACCATAACGTTTTGAGATACACATTGCACTCAAATCTTAAACCTTAAAAATAATGTGCTGCTAAATGGCTAAACCTAGGGCagtaatttttaatgtttttgaatGGTTTTCCATGTTACATCTTAAATTGTATATGATATTTCTTCTTGTACCATGAATTAGAAGATTATGAAGCAATTTCCTTCAAATTAAAACCATAGACACTATATAATATAAAAACTTCAGTTCAAAAATTTGCTAACTACTGAATAATCTTACTTATCTAACTAACTGTGAAAACCTTTAAATCTTGGACagaccattttgttttcttttgaggaTTTTTACCTTTGCTCATGTTATAATAACATCAATTACTGCATTTGGtatatttacaaacattttttttattcctttgttgATACTAGCCAGTTTGCTTGTTctgaatttcacttttcattaacaaaaaaaGCTAGGGAGAAGTCCAGGAAATGGTTGGACTTATTACAAGTTGGCAAACATGGCTAACAACTTTAGCTCAGCTCTTTGTTTTGTACTCTAATAGAGTATGCTCTTTCAACCATGGCATTTCTCATTATATCCaaactttatcataaaaatgGATCAGGGGCACATATCTAAGGGGCttataacaaaaattttaaaattgcaacaatttttcaaattatctGTTTGAAGCAGTAAAGAGTTCCTATTTCTCAGgagtgaaagagagagaaggcTTTGGGAGGGATCTTATATCTGTGGGGGATTGTAACTGCATGTATTACTTTGTTAATACAGGTAGATGGACCTTATAATAACCAGGAGGGGACCTTAAATtagtgagggggggggggctttaATAAGAAGCAGTTAACAGTAAACACATCAGTACATTACCATTCAAAATAGCAAGGAAGATTTTTAGGGGCTGGGACTTCAATTGATTAATGCATCCTACACAAATTGTATGATACATCATGTAGCTACAGTGACTTgtgcaaaaatcaaaaataGACTGAGTAATTTTAATGTATAATTTAAATACACATTGAAATTACATACCACAGACATCTAGGAAACCTTGAACATTACCAGTCCAATACTCTCTATATTCCTTTTCTTGATGTTCTGTTCCACATATACcatctatgaaaaaaaagaatcataaTTGAATATACACTAATTGTGTTTTACAAATAAACTTAATTGGATTTATGATGCAATTGACTTGTTTCatcaatttggaaaaaagctcagaagaatttaaaagccCTTTCTCTGTTTTGTCTGTAATTACCAACTATCATCCATATACTGTTAATGTTGAACTGTTGGCGTATTATGTGACAGACAGATTTGGAGGTAGCATTGTTGTAATTCTTCcatgcatttcaattttttcaagaacaaaaacaagcatAATATTCTCTTTAATCTGAGTCTCCAgccctctttctttcttggtctGGAGTGTCCTGCTTTTTCAGTTGCAGGTCTTAATCAAATAACCACAGTGAAGGTGGTTAGTGTCTGATCTTTTAATAACCTCAAACAACAATCTTGACATTTAAAACTGTTCAACTGTAAGTCCACACACAGTAACCATTTGACAACCTCAAATATTGAAATGCTCGCTACATAGTTCAAAGgctagaaaaataaattagctCGATTCAGGTGATATCTCAAGGTATAACACTACAATAACAACGGGGAAAAAGGCATCTGAAATGTTCTACACACAAATGAAGAAGCACTCcttaaaatttaaatcataGACACGATATAATATTGACACTTCAGCTAAAAAATTCGGCAACTAATATTACAACTTTAGCCCCCATATTTTATCTCCTCTTGCCACAGGGCGACCTTGCTGATCTCACCTTGGAGAGCATTTATGGAAGAAAGTTTTTATTTAACCAATCAAGAGTTTGGAAATCAAAACTTCTTGTATGACTTTCAGATTTTTCAATTGCATATGAGAGATGAGGGTCACAATCGACACAACAGAACTAACTTTTTGAGACATCCTGTTTTCAGCTATCCTTACTTACCAAATTCTGTTTTTGTCAAGAAGTGGGGGCGAGGTTGTCCATCAGGATCCTCTCCTACTACACCAATGACGTGAAAGTCGTTTGTAATGATGGGGGATCCAAAGATGGAAGATTTCTCAAAAATACAATCCTTCTTGTTAGGAGAATCAAGTTCGTGCTTTCTCTTGTCGCTATTGTATTTGAAGTTAAATTTCATGAAATCTTTGCATCCGATGAATGAGTGTGCCATGACATCTTTCCTCTTTTCATCCCTTCCTGGAACTTTCAACGTTAAGTAAGGAATTTCAAAATCCTTACTTGGCGTGGGTGCATCGCCTCGTATTACTGACAAGGAAGAAGAGCTAATTTGCTTGATCTGTGACACTTGAAGCCGATACTTTTTATTGTTAGTAAAAAAGTTTTTCGAACACCGATGCAACTCTATTTTTTTGGCTTTATCGCGTTCGTCGATTACACCGTGCCAAGTTAGCAGACGTTCCTTCCCTCCAACTATAACGGCACAAGCCATTCCTCTTGTTCTGTAAATTGTAGGGAATTCTCTGTTAACAACTTCCCTTACTGCAAAGATAGCCTTCTTGGACTTCTCGGGATCTGGCTCTTTTTTATAACCCATCGCTTCCACCAAGAAACTTTGCGTTTGCTCACCTTGAGAATCACCCATGTGAAACTTAAATGGTGATTATTACAAACCTTTCGCAGAGGTTAGTGAGATTAAGGTTTGGCTGAATCTCTGCTTGTGTACACTGCAGTTGCGTCTAATCACATTCCGAAGGTCTTACACGCATAGCGGAAGTTAGCGCAAGTACCACTTTGTCTAAATTGCGCATGTGCAATCCGTCATCTCATCTGACGACATAGCGGtaaaatgagtgcgcatgctcgGCGGATTTGCCGCGATCTCGATTTGTGGGTCAGCAGGTCTGTAGCGTTGCAGTCGTGTCTTCCGTTGTGGTTATGTCCTCACACATTATAACCAATAGAATGCAGTTTTActtcttccaatcaaagtgcgttaTGATCGTgtcttctgcgtgtcacttcCCAACTAGGAGAGGGATGCAaagcaaaagtgtaaaaagATCGTTAAGATTTCCGCGCtcgaagtttgagaatttcatgGGCTATCCTTGACACCTTTTGGGACGCTTCGGATTGGTGAAAGAGTAAGATTCTGGTTGCGTTTTTAAGTGCGAGGTATTTAGGAAATTTCCTTCCATACGTTGGAAAGCCTAGGAAGacgagaatttgacattgcctcAAGGCTTTCCTTACTTTTCTGTTGGAGCTAGTACAATAAGGTAAGGTTTTCATTGCACTTCATgctagtatttttttaaattttaaatattacaaccattcttcaaagatcGCGTTCAAGTTTTGTGCTAAATTCCAGTAGATTTCATGTAGCTGCATGATACCTGGATTCATTGAATCCTTCTGTGTCGAGGactgacttttttattttgtttgggaCATGCAACACCAGATATTACACGTCGATTAAAAACCAGGACAGCTCTCGGTGTTTCAATGATcaaaaacttgtgattttcttccagcctcaataatttgtattttgttgcaTGTAGCAGTCTCATAGTGTCTACACTGGTGGCTATTATGGGTACAGTGGAAGGcatgtattcattgtaaatgtatgggGCTACGCAAAAATTCAGCTAGGATGTATGGTCGATGTTAAACTTCACATATCCTGGAAAGT from Pocillopora verrucosa isolate sample1 chromosome 8, ASM3666991v2, whole genome shotgun sequence includes these protein-coding regions:
- the LOC136282750 gene encoding uncharacterized protein, giving the protein MGDSQGEQTQSFLVEAMGYKKEPDPEKSKKAIFAVREVVNREFPTIYRTRGMACAVIVGGKERLLTWHGVIDERDKAKKIELHRCSKNFFTNNKKYRLQVSQIKQISSSSLSVIRGDAPTPSKDFEIPYLTLKVPGRDEKRKDVMAHSFIGCKDFMKFNFKYNSDKRKHELDSPNKKDCIFEKSSIFGSPIITNDFHVIGVVGEDPDGQPRPHFLTKTEFDGICGTEHQEKEYREYWTGNVQGFLDVCASRPSLGQSLYETNQEECQESGIEDLKLVPGHDKTSSSTETVPALKSEEEIIPPEYLPYLALDMQEKIEGEALEMMNRRFNVSYEEKWWYLDDNPPDHLYYYLPNMEKEEEKALKMFGSSLGLADGEIDGIKNKNHGFYERCYKVLKTWRQRDGTYVNLAKALEKHAFEAAFHKYCLRKHDPLTEKTEELPKKLKQGCVSEGDLQNISLKVQRERKRVGRALGLDDEKLDAIEEEHRDDISEQSYQILLKWKRKKGTEATYHALARALCDRTVMMKHVLNDYCLK